In a genomic window of Methanotorris formicicus Mc-S-70:
- a CDS encoding M24 family metallopeptidase: MGKIKEFVEYLHENEIKKAVILKKENINYFLERYPPNFSVLVFEGEEGILYVPKLDYEMAKKYERNNLRVEIFDKWENIFEGCDGVEETLPIKFLKYLSKDYKIISEKIKEMRVIKNKSEIKLIKKAVEISDKAVEYVTENLENMNKTENELSAEIEYVMKRNGSIRPSFDTIVISDKKTSYPHELPSNKIIKNILLIDIGAVYGGYCSDITRTFLLNPSKKMEEVYDIVFNAKKEAEKYLKEGISAKELDKIAREFMGEYKEYFIHSLGHGVGVEVHETPALSIKAEEDIVLKEGMVLTIEPGIYLKDEFGVRIEDLYLVKKKGFERLSNAKYW, translated from the coding sequence ATGGGTAAGATCAAGGAGTTCGTAGAGTATCTACATGAAAATGAAATAAAAAAGGCCGTAATTTTAAAAAAAGAAAATATAAATTATTTCTTGGAGAGATATCCACCAAATTTTTCAGTTCTGGTTTTTGAAGGAGAGGAAGGGATTTTATATGTTCCTAAATTAGATTATGAGATGGCAAAGAAATATGAAAGAAATAATCTACGAGTTGAGATTTTTGATAAGTGGGAGAATATCTTTGAGGGTTGCGATGGTGTTGAGGAAACCTTACCAATAAAGTTCTTAAAATATCTAAGCAAAGATTATAAAATCATCTCAGAAAAGATTAAAGAGATGAGGGTGATAAAAAATAAAAGTGAAATAAAACTAATAAAAAAAGCAGTTGAGATTAGTGATAAGGCAGTTGAATATGTTACAGAGAATCTTGAAAATATGAATAAAACTGAAAATGAACTATCTGCAGAAATAGAATATGTTATGAAAAGGAATGGAAGCATCAGGCCTTCTTTTGATACAATTGTTATTTCAGATAAAAAAACTTCTTATCCGCATGAACTACCTTCAAATAAAATAATAAAAAATATTCTTTTAATTGATATCGGGGCTGTGTATGGGGGTTATTGTTCAGATATAACAAGGACATTTTTGTTAAATCCATCAAAAAAAATGGAAGAGGTTTATGATATTGTTTTTAATGCTAAAAAAGAGGCGGAAAAGTATTTAAAAGAAGGAATTTCGGCAAAAGAACTTGATAAAATTGCAAGAGAGTTCATGGGAGAATATAAGGAATATTTCATTCACTCTCTTGGTCATGGGGTTGGTGTTGAAGTGCATGAAACTCCGGCATTATCTATTAAAGCAGAAGAGGACATTGTTTTGAAGGAAGGGATGGTCTTAACTATCGAGCCAGGCATATATTTAAAGGATGAATTTGGAGTTAGGATTGAGGATTTGTATTTGGTTAAAAAGAAGGGTTTTGAAAGGTTGAGTAATGCGAAATACTGGTGA